Proteins from one Rosa chinensis cultivar Old Blush chromosome 7, RchiOBHm-V2, whole genome shotgun sequence genomic window:
- the LOC112180396 gene encoding serine/threonine-protein phosphatase 2A activator produces MEPEEHHHHHHPQSPETPPPSTTTISPPACCKCGAPTAFAAPPPSCSPPPNYRPIRAPAINLPPNNNSQQAIILAPVPQSKPVPPISPPFRFQTPSKKIQSPDDIRRFHDSDSGKHFLGFVVALSESIRSKKISDPCHVSPVTAAIVSVLETLLKWVDEIPPTQQAARYGNVSYRVWHDRLVENSPDLMLKFLPPHLEASTVEIVPYFTDSFGNASRIDYGTGHETNFAAWLYCLARMEVIKEEDYPAVVARVFVKYLELMRKLQLVYCLEPAGSHGVWGLDDYHFLPFIFGSSQLIDHKYMKPKSIHNDDILENFSKEYMYLSGIAFVKKVKKGPFSEHSPLLDDISGVPNWKKVNSGMLKMYKVEVLEKVPIMQHFLFGWLINWE; encoded by the coding sequence ATGGAACCCGaagaacaccaccaccaccaccacccccaatCCCCCGAAACCCCACCACcttccaccaccaccatttcGCCGCCGGCCTGCTGCAAATGCGGCGCCCCCACCGCCTTCGCCGCCCCTCCGCCGTCGTGCTCGCCGCCCCCAAACTACCGCCCCATCCGAGCCCCCGCCATCAACCTCCCCCCAAACAACAACTCCCAACAAGCCATCATCCTCGCCCCGGTCCCACAATCCAAGCCGGTCCCACCAATCTCACCTCCCTTCCGCTTCCAAACCCCCTCCAAGAAAATCCAATCCCCCGACGACATCCGCCGCTTCCACGACTCCGATTCCGGCAAGCACTTCCTCGGCTTCGTCGTCGCCCTCTCGGAATCCATCCGCAGCAAGAAAATCTCCGATCCCTGCCACGTGTCCCCCGTCACCGCCGCCATCGTCTCCGTCCTCGAGACCCTCCTCAAATGGGTCGACGAAATCCCGCCGACTCAGCAAGCCGCCCGATACGGCAACGTTTCGTACCGCGTCTGGCATGACCGCTTGGTCGAAAATAGCCCTGACCTAATGCTCAAATTCCTCCCTCCGCATCTCGAAGCTTCCACCGTCGAGATCGTTCCCTATTTCACTGATAGCTTCGGAAACGCTAGCCGGATCGACTACGGCACCGGCCACGAGACCAATTTCGCGGCGTGGCTATACTGCCTGGCGAGAATGGAGGTCATTAAGGAAGAGGACTACCCTGCCGTGGTGGCCAGAGTGTTCGTCAAGTACTTGGAGTTGATGAGGAAGCTGCAGCTGGTCTATTGCTTAGAGCCGGCGGGGTCTCACGGCGTTTGGGGCCTCGACGACTACCATTTCCTGCCGTTTATTTTCGGCTCGTCGCAGTTGATTGATCACAAGTATATGAAGCCGAAGTCGATTCATAATGATGATATATTGGAGAACTTTTCGAAAGAGTATATGTATCTTTCGGGGATTGCTTTcgtgaagaaggtgaagaaggGGCCGTTTTCGGAGCACTCTCCTTTGTTGGATGATATTAGTGGAGTGCCGAATTGGAAGAAAGTTAATAGTGGGATGCTGAAGATGTATAAGGTTGAGGTGTTGGAGAAGGTACCAATTATGCAGCATTTCCTATTTGGCTGGCTCATCAACTG
- the LOC112178967 gene encoding protein EXORDIUM-like 2, producing MAYNYHLAIWVSFLLALSTFLISPSAATPRKLSALVQQQPLVLKYHKGPLLHGNVTVNLVWYGKFSPNQRSILVDFLQSLSSGHRAPQPSVSSWWQTIAGYTRGPCTVAVGNQILQQSYSLGKTLTNQKLAVLAAKGSKGGRKTAEVNVVLTDADVAVEGFCMSRCGSHGSSRGGSTYAWVGNPGKQCPGQCAWPFHQPIYGPQTPPLVSPNGDVGVDGMVINLATVLAGTVTNPFDNGYFQGAAGAGLEAVSACTGIFGKGAYPGYPGEVVLDKTTGSSYNAVGVRGRKYLLPAMWDPKTSACKTLV from the coding sequence ATGGCTTATAATTACCATTTGGCCATCTGGGTCTCCTTCCTCCTCGCACTCTCGACCTTCCTCATCAGCCCTAGTGCAGCCACACCTCGAAAGCTCTCGGCCCTCGTCCAACAACAGCCACTGGTCCTCAAGTACCACAAGGGCCCACTTCTCCATGGTAACGTCACCGTAAACCTCGTATGGTACGGTAAATTCTCCCCCAATCAACGGTCAATTCTCGTTGACTTTCTTCAGTCTCTCAGCTCCGGCCACCGCGCTCCACAGCCCTCGGTCTCGTCGTGGTGGCAGACCATTGCGGGGTATACACGTGGCCCATGCACCGTCGCTGTAGGGAATCAAATCCTCCAGCAGAGCTACTCTCTCGGCAAAACACTCACGAACCAAAAGCTCGCGGTTCTGGCCGCGAAAGGATCAAAGGGCGGTCGTAAAACGGCGGAGGTCAACGTCGTTTTGACGGACGCTGACGTGGCGGTGGAGGGGTTCTGCATGAGCCGGTGCGGTAGTCACGGGTCGAGTCGGGGCGGGTCGACTTACGCCTGGGTGGGGAACCCGGGGAAGCAGTGTCCCGGTCAGTGCGCGTGGCCGTTTCACCAGCCGATTTACGGGCCGCAGACTCCACCGTTAGTTTCTCCAAACGGCGACGTCGGGGTAGACGGAATGGTGATCAATCTGGCTACGGTTTTGGCGGGAACGGTGACGAATCCGTTTGATAACGGGTACTTCCAGGGAGCGGCAGGCGCGGGTTTGGAGGCGGTGAGCGCGTGCACGGGTATTTTCGGGAAAGGGGCGTACCCGGGTTATCCGGGGGAGGTCGTTTTGGACAAAACGACGGGATCGAGTTACAATGCGGTTGGAGTACGTGGACGGAAGTATCTGCTTCCGGCGATGTGGGACCCGAAGACATCCGCGTGTAAAACACTCGTCTGA
- the LOC112178494 gene encoding uncharacterized mitochondrial protein AtMg00810-like, which yields MSAKAVLTTHDGDLLENPTSFREMVGSLQYLTITRPDIAFAVNSVSQFMSQPRAPHLIAAKCILCYVKGTLGHGLHFSPQRQLAHLSAYSDADWAGCLESRRSMSGYLIYLSNTLVSWCSKKQPTISHSSAESEYRSLAHSSAETTWLGFLPMF from the coding sequence ATGTCGGCAAAGGCTGTTCTCACCACACATGATGGGGATCTTCTTGAAAATCCAACTTCCTTTCGTGAGATGGTTGGCTCCTTGCAGTACCTAACCATTACACGCCCTGACATCGCCTTTGCGGTCAATTCTGTGTCACAATTCATGAGTCAACCTCGTGCTCCGCATCTCATTGCAGCCAAATGTATTCTCTGCTATGTCAAAGGCACACTAGGCCATGGTCTCCATTTCAGTCCTCAACGCCAACTTGCCCACCTTTCTGCTTACTCTGATGCCGATTGGGCTGGTTGCCTAGAATCTCGCCGTTCCATGTCTGGCTATCTCATTTACCTTAGCAATACCCTTGTCTCTTGGTGTTCCAAGAAGCAACCTACAATTTCTCACTCCAGTGCAGAATCTGAATATCGATCTCTTGCTCATTCCAGTGCTGAGACAACTTGGTTAGGCTTCttaccaatgttttaa
- the LOC112178495 gene encoding uncharacterized protein LOC112178495 yields MYFIAFIRNLEYAPGVVLVPMGSRTGKPFRTTNLIVFAPKNVPNDSGKNGFIACGDALIVDPGCQSKFHEELRQIVAALPRKLIVFVTHHHRDHVDGLSVIQRCNPEATLLAHENTMRRIGKDDWSLGFTAISGTEEICIGGQRLIAIFSPSR; encoded by the exons atgTACTTCATAGCATTCATAAGGAACCTT gAGTACGCTCCTGGTGTTGTGCTTGTACCTATGGGAAGCAGGACAGGAAAACCTTTTCGTACAACAAACCTGATTGTTTTTGCACCTAAAAATGTTCCAAATGATTCTGGAAAGAATGGTTTTATCGCGTGTGGAGATGCGTTGATAGTGGATCCTGGGTGTCAGTCTAAATTCCATGAAGAG CTCAGACAAATTGTAGCTGCTTTGCCGAGAAAGTTAATTGTGTTTGTTACTCATCATCATCGCGATCATGTGGATG GTCTTTCAGTTATTCAACGTTGCAATCCTGAGGCTACATTATTAGCACATGAAAACACCATGCGACGCATTGGGAAAG ATGACTGGTCTCTTGGCTTTACTGCTATTTCTGGAACTGAAGAGATTTGCATTGGCGGTCAGCGGTTGATTGCCATTTTCTCTCCG TCAAGGTAG